Within Octopus bimaculoides isolate UCB-OBI-ISO-001 chromosome 20, ASM119413v2, whole genome shotgun sequence, the genomic segment TCCAAATTACTAATTCtggttaaaaacaacaacaaacgataATGGGAACAACTGTGAAATTttaataatgtaaattaattgaatataaaataCAGTCGGAGAATAAGTCTGACATCTAACAGGCTAAGTTTCAATGTTATTGGACCTCATCAGCTAAGCATGGTCTAACTATTACTGCGGAACTCAAACGATTAGAGCAGTAAATCATATGTTTGTGAATGAACCCATCCTTCACCCACTTTACTATCAAGTTTTCATGCAGCAGAAACCCTACATATTCCCCCCAgtcatttcatgtgtgtgtgtgtgtgtatatatatatatatatatatatatatatatatataatatatatatatatataatcatcatcatcatccgttttccatactggcatgggttggacggtttgattggggtctgggaagtcaggaggctgcaccaggctccagtctaatctggcagagtttctacagctggatgcccttcctaacaccaaccactccaagagtgtagtgggtgctttttacgtgccaccggcatgggagccagtcaggcggcactggtaacgacccatgcatgaatggtgcttattgcatacCACTAGCCAATGCCgcctggcacataaaaagtaccattcaacaataaagtatatatgctatttatctctcatatatatatatatatatatatatatatatatatatatgagagataaaTAGCATATATACTTCATTGTTGAATGGTTGCTGCTATCAGAAATGGGTTTGTAATTATAAAGTATTGTATTCTAAATGCTTAAATGTGTCTATAAGAATGCCTGATGTtgttttagccctaggtcagcctaGATTGAGTAGACCTAATATCAAAGGCATGCTGGCCTCACCATCCTCATCTATTTGTAATTCTTGGATTTCCttttccaatgtgtccttcttgtTTTAAGGCTACAgaatgtgatttgtggaaatttcattgttattacaAACCAatcaaataacaacataaaatctCCCCCGTTGGCAATGGTATAACAGACGTTCCAGGAATCTTGTTGCATTGTCTGTTAGCCACACAAATTAGGTGCCTAGGAAGGTTCCAACAGGTGTTTCTACTACAGAAATAGTTGCAGCATCCCACACTCCATACAAGAATGGTAAAAGGTAATGGTGTAATTATGTTTTGATTAGATTTTCTTTGgcatttttcttattgttgttttctattttctctattgatgtcttttcccttccttcctttctccatACTTACCTGCTTCATTTTGATATAATTTCAGGTATTTACACGACTGAAACAGGAAATGTGTCAGATTTTTACCCAACCCGACTTACACCAGCTAGCTGGACCTTTGGCATTTGGGGTTTTATCTATTTCTGGATGATTCTCTGGCTCGTATACAGTACAGTAGCCATCTTTTTGAAAGTCGGCAACGAATATCTTTACACCAGTGTCATCTTCATGCCAtgccttttcttcttcatctattCTGTCAACTTGCTCCTCAATATCTCTTGGCTCATTCTTTTTGACCGGAAGCTGTTCATAGTCAGCCTTTTCGTGCTGCTGTTCATGTTTATCAGTGCGGTCACCTGTGTCTGCATTTCATGCTACGTTCTCACCAACAACTTTGACCTCATCAACGAAACAAAGCTGTCTGTTCATGTCTGGCTGATTCGTTTTTTCGTGCAGAATGGCATCGCATTTTATGCGGCATGGCTGTTAGTTGCCACTCACTTGAACTTAGACATTGCACTGCGTTACTCCTGGGAAATCGACAGCGATACCTGTGACCTCACTGCAGTCATTATGCTTCTTGTCATCATCTGCACCTGGTTCCTTCTTGATGTCATTGCCCTTGACAACTACACTCGTTACCTGTTCAGCGAGTACATTGTGTTCATTGTTGCCTTCTGTGGTGTGGTCTACAAGCAGTTGAATACAGATGTCTACGACCGGATAGACATCTTGATTCTGATCTGTTTGTCTGCCAGTGGCGCTTTCTTTGTTTTCAAGATGGCCATTCTCCTCTGGAGACACTTCAGGAAGTCTTCTTATATAACATATTAACTTCAACCACACAGGTTTCCATTACTTTCAGCTCTGACATTCCAGtgtaaaagtttgaaaaaaaaatacatgagttaaaaatgtaaatattaaacatgaggtaataatataaattttaaatataaaaaatatgaaaatacataacaTGAAAATCTAAAAATCTAATGCGAAgagcagtttaaaaaaaaaaaaatttaaattcaactaaatttttaaagaaaattatagcCTTTTCTATAAAACAATTCACATCAAAGCTAAACCCAGGTCTGACTGAATATACATTTTGTAATactcgatatatatatctatgcctatctttatgtgtgtgtgtgtgtgtgtgtgtgtgtgtgtgtgtgccatacaATACATCAATCTGTCCACCTCTGCCATATTCTGTGGTTACTTTGGATGTTTTTTGTCACATACTCAATGAGAAGAGTTTGTTTGCACTTCGACCTGCAATGTCTTGGAGGAAGGGAGCACTGCATGAGatcacccccacccacacatgACTCTTTTACAGCCAATTCTGGGAGAGATAAGAAGAAGAGCCaacccagtactttactggtattttatcaaccccagaagtaTACAAAGCAAAGTCAATTTtagcaggttttgaactcagaatgcaataaACCAAACTCAACTGATTCCACCAGTTGACTGCCATCTGTCCCCACCGCCATCCTGTATGTGCATTCAtagaatgttgttgtttttatagtttCATCGACTCCCCTGCAATACAGGTTTATATAAGTGTGGGTGTATTGCTCttaatgcagaaatatataaacactggtTCATTGGGTCACTGTATCTAAAGCTGATCAGCAAACCCTGTACGAGTTACTTCTGAATTTCCCAATCAATGTTCTTTGAATATCAATTAAGAAGACTATTCTTGCATTATTCCAAGTCAATGCAGACTCAATAGTAGAGTGCCAAGCCAAAGAAGGAGCCCCTACATGCTCATTCAACTAGCTAGAGATGGCAGCCAAACCCCCACTCAACTTACATGCTTTTGTCATACAAAAAAGAAGAGAGGCATTGGATGTAATATAGACCAAAATATGGTatgtcacatatatgtgtgtgtgtgtgtgtgtaaaaaaaaaaaggtttgatGGCCTCAGCTGTAATCATACGATTACTCAATCATTGCTGACATAAAGCTAAATGAAATAATGGCCTGTTCCTAACAGCTCATCTACCTCTTTCTACTgcttttaaattgtttatttttctaataaccagtaaatttaaattttttcctaattataaaagaaaagaaagaaacaacgaaTCAAGAAACTGTTGAAAAACTCTCTAAAGTTCCTGTAGAAGGCATGACCGTCTAATCTTGCGGAATCCCCACCAATTCCAAACATCTTAATTCATAACCTACCAAAATTGGATAATCAACTTGCTCAATATATCAGTCCATCTTCTCTCAACAGACATTTTACTATTTAAGTCTTGACTTTTTGCTAATCCTATTTGTATATCCTTCTCCCCCATCAGTCTCTCTGTCATATTCTactgtattatatcatatattatattctagtatatcagatattatattatattatgtggcTATGTATTGgtcaaatattatattatattatgtggcCATGTGTTGgtcaaatattatattatattatgtgacCATATATTGGTCAAATGTTTCCTTGGAATCCCAGCATCATTTGGCCAGCCACTGCAGAGGACACAACTAAATCTCAAGGTTTTAGCTCTCTTTGACACAATCCTGCTTGAGACAAATTCtggttctataaaaaaaaaagaaagaaagagaaaatacctttcattttaaagtgttcatattttaatttaaaacttttaaatCAGTCAtcataattttacaaaaaaacaaaaaccttatGTTAAAGACACCAGtctaataatgacaatgttaattattttactaaatccctccaaattcttgattgtCTTCCAATGGACCTGCAACATACAGGCAATGTATTTTGTTACAAATCTGACCGTGAAAAGGGTTTTTATGGAGAATTAATTTGTGAtgataaagaaacaacaaaaaagccTGTGATGTGGTGTACTCAACCCCAAAGTCATGAGCTGTATTCctcattttaatatccatttttttaatgcttgcatgggtcagatggaatttgttgagacaggttttcaatggctggatgcccttcctgctaccaactttcacctgtttgAAAGCAAAGTATTATTTCCTCAtcgccagacatgttttcatggaagactgggaaTGAATGACCCTGTTTGCATGATGCTGACACCCAATGACAACAATCacgtaatgtcaagacaaggagacacaaaggCATTCACACTTGGACAAGTTCCTTTGTTTTCAACTGCCAAATaccttcacaaggctttggtcaaagcagggctatagtagaggacacttgtccaaagtgtcacacagtgggactgaaactgaaaccaatgtggttggaaagcaaactccttCAAACAGCCACACCAAATTCTCTTCTTAAAATTCTTGTGAAATACCTTCTCTCAACAAAACAGTTCTTCCATACTCCATAACTTTTTTCTATTAAGTAATTAACAGAGGTTTTAATTAAaggtaataaattattatttcatagagTTAAGGATTTAATCCTTGATTTCCTGAGATTTTATTCTGCTCACTAATTAAACCCTTCCAGCTTTAAGTTAATTAATGCAAGAGAGTGCAGCACTGCATTTTTAATTAGTACCATGTTTGGCACCAGTGTTCTTTAGAGTTGGTTCTGTGTATTGAATGTTCTTGACTGGTCGAGACTGGCAAGATTCATGCATTCACAATTAATTTCCATGCTTTGTCGATTGCAAAATAATTCTCTGTAACAGTACACAgcctcccttctctctttccccttcaaACCCTGCCCTACTTTCACTACACAATAAATAAACTGTTTGACCCCTTAGAAAGCCCTCTGTTCTGATGCATGCACTACAGTCACTTTAATGGACAATAACATCCAGATTCCAAGTAGACGGCTGCCCATAATTCAACTTCTACTACTAAACACTTACAATAAACAGGATGTTAATAAAAATCTGTTGGAAATACTATAAATAACTTGAAACTAATATCTCATTCATCTAATTTATGTATCATTTATGTGTCATTAGGCTACCATTAAAAAAATCTCTACTCGTGTGCATGTGTCCACACATTGGagacaagaaatataaatattattttaaaatactgaTGACCATTTTCGATTCTCTCCTCATTTCAAATCTAGTTATATTTTTTAAGCAAGccttaaattttttttgtatttttttaatccaAGAGCCCTTTAGAATTTTTAATACTCAGAGCGTCTGTAAATATCCTGTTCtctgaataaaattttatatgcTACAATTTGCATGTCAatttgtcttgtttattttaaaGTTCACTTTGCCATGGGTCAAAGGAAATTGTGGAGGTAGatgtttctatggccggatgctcttcctgtcactaaactTCACAGATAATGTTTCACAGACTTTTTATAcaaccgcatacacacacacatgctaaggATGGGgcttttacatgtttattttatctgctagaaatagccccCCAATCCCAACTGATCATCTAATCCTTTTGATATCTACCTGTCTGAGACTGCCACCTGGTTCTATtctacaaatttcctgttttaaagggatcaaaattaaaacctttcatcaaatttCTTAATTTACATCCCAAACATCAGCAGtgattttcaacagaaatatcgtAACAAAGGGAAGGATTccagtattttttatcttttacttgtttcaggcatttgactgcggtcatgctggggcaccaccttgaagaattttagttgaatgaatcaaccccagtacttatttttttaaagcctggtacttactctatcgatctcttttgctgaaccacagggacataaacacaccaacaccagttgtcaagtggtggtggcgaataaacatggacacaaaaacacacacatagttatatatatgtacgtatgtatatatatatggcaggcttctttcagtttctgcctaccaaatctactcacagggcctTGGTCAACCtatggctgtagtagaagacacatacccaagatgccacacagtggaactgaacccagaaccaatgATATTAGGAAAGAAGcctcttaccatgcagccacacttGTTCACAATTTATgttattgaccccagaaagaagaaaggctaaGTTTCCACAGAcattatttgaactcaggacaatcattggataatgtagtcataaatAGTCAATgcctaaagacaaaaaaaaatggtatgaTCACAAAAGAAATGTCTTTGAGCAATAGATCTTTCTAATTACAACTGACCTAGAGTAGAACACCTACACATGTGTTCTCTTCTACAATTGTCACACTTAGAACATTCTAGATTATcacaatgtaaaaatatttattagctcATAATTATTTCTAGCTGTGCAAAATTGAGTCTCTTTTATGTTAACTTAAACATGGTTACATAAAAAGTTGAAGCTCTATTAATTTCTTGAAGTTATTTTTGATTCCGTTTATATAATCTTGTCTGACAAAACATTATCTTCACCCCATATCAGATAATATGAAATCGTGTCTGACTGTTGTCACATGATGTCACCTTCTTTGTTCATTTTATGAagacattttaaaactaaaaataaataagtgacaCACCTCTTGCTTGTATATAACAGCAACACAAAAGTTTCTATTAAAACACTTGACGAAATATCCAAAGTTTTTCAGCAAACTCAACACAGTCATGACAACACAAGAAAATTAATATGaatcatactggagcactgtatATGATAACCTCAagattattacctccaccttaacaaaggcagaggtattgacttcactcatgtttgtttgtctgtctgtggacaagatatctcaagaactgctggatggattcggatgaaactttcatggatgtttggccttatgactagtacgaactgattagattttgggatcgatctgatactggacaaggattcgagattatttttcctgttattttacttaatttttgagagcagtcgggttcatctTTAgaattctcgtttgtgagagcagacgagttattattattattactgaggcagcaagctggcagaattttaaggggagggggacaagttaattacattgactccagtatttta encodes:
- the LOC106877552 gene encoding uncharacterized protein LOC106877552 isoform X2; its protein translation is MLEHRPAKIAVIVVTLIIFIVTAVLNAYASQPDSSSGIYTTETGNVSDFYPTRLTPASWTFGIWGFIYFWMILWLVYSTVAIFLKVGNEYLYTSVIFMPCLFFFIYSVNLLLNISWLILFDRKLFIVSLFVLLFMFISAVTCVCISCYVLTNNFDLINETKLSVHVWLIRFFVQNGIAFYAAWLLVATHLNLDIALRYSWEIDSDTCDLTAVIMLLVIICTWFLLDVIALDNYTRYLFSEYIVFIVAFCGVVYKQLNTDVYDRIDILILICLSASGAFFVFKMAILLWRHFRKSSYITY